One genomic segment of bacterium includes these proteins:
- a CDS encoding protein-L-isoaspartate(D-aspartate) O-methyltransferase, with protein MVDQQLVARGVQDVRVLEAMRSVPRHEFVPERQRDAAYTDGPLPIGEQQTISQPYIVAIMTELAKLDATSRVLEVGTGSGYQAAVLQEVAGEVFSIEIVPELAQHARTLLPRLGYGEIQLREGDGYQGWPDAAPFDAILVTAAPPEVPEPLIEQLVVGGRLVVPVGRWNQQLVVLTKSETGVEREVIFPVRFVPMTGEIQRPR; from the coding sequence ATGGTGGACCAGCAACTCGTCGCACGCGGCGTCCAGGATGTGCGGGTGCTCGAGGCCATGCGCAGCGTGCCCCGCCACGAATTCGTCCCAGAACGCCAGCGCGACGCCGCCTACACCGATGGCCCGCTTCCGATCGGGGAACAGCAGACCATCAGTCAGCCCTACATCGTCGCGATCATGACCGAGCTTGCGAAGCTCGACGCGACTTCCCGAGTGCTCGAAGTCGGAACGGGGTCGGGCTACCAGGCGGCCGTGCTCCAGGAAGTGGCGGGAGAGGTCTTCAGCATCGAGATCGTCCCTGAACTGGCCCAACATGCACGGACGCTGCTTCCGCGTCTCGGCTATGGCGAGATTCAACTGCGCGAGGGCGACGGCTATCAGGGCTGGCCCGACGCCGCCCCATTCGACGCCATCCTCGTCACCGCCGCGCCGCCCGAGGTGCCCGAGCCTCTGATCGAGCAACTCGTGGTCGGCGGACGCCTGGTCGTCCCCGTCGGCCGCTGGAACCAACAACTCGTCGTGCTTACGAAGAGCGAAACGGGCGTCGAGCGCGAGGTGATCTTTCCCGTGCGCTTCGTCCCGATGACGGGGGAGATCCAGCGACCCCGCTGA